One Prunus dulcis chromosome 8, ALMONDv2, whole genome shotgun sequence DNA window includes the following coding sequences:
- the LOC117638786 gene encoding F-box/FBD/LRR-repeat protein At1g13570-like isoform X1: MEQREPPKSRLKSEMESDRISNLPSDVIEQILSHLPMREAVRTSVLSSNWRYKWAMLRHLVFDDRCVSTQKHITFVDIVDHVLLGHIGPIHKFRLSHRGRPANWDIDFWILHLSRNSIKELILEIWGEYHYRIPSYLFSCQNMIHLELLRCVLKPPPTFKGFRNLKSLVISHVILGQDVFQSLIACCPLLERLTLIEFDFAHLKIDAPNLQFLVVEGDFWDLIFENTLNLIDVCVSMDTDVGQIWGCDSSSNLVKFMVHLPHIQRLQIQGFFLKSLAVGALSAKLPKPCLYLKFLSIRVDFNDPVEILTVLCLLRSSPAVQELEISVNPAFEELELSGDQERQAALSEVNSLYGNWICPFSQLRFVKISNVSNVKAQLDFIRFLLLNSPVLEKIIVKPAYADDSWEQVKQLLRLGRASVHSEIIFLDPSFELWQLR; the protein is encoded by the exons ATg GAGCAAAGAGAGCCACCCAAGTCCCGTTTGAAATCGGAGATGGAGTCGGATAGAATTAGCAACTTACCAAGTGATGTTATAGAACAAATTTTGTCACATTTGCCCATGAGAGAAGCAGTGAGGACAAGTGTTTTATCAAGCAACTGGAGATACAAATGGGCTATGCTTCGTCATCTTGTGTTTGATGATCGGTGTGTCTCAACTCAAAAGCATATAACCTTTGTGGACATTGTTGATCATGTACTCTTAGGTCACATTGGCCCCATTCACAAGTTTAGGCTTTCTCATCGAGGTCGTCCAGCCAATTGGGATATTGATTTTTGGATTCTTCATCTATCAAGAAACTCTATCAAAGAGTTAATACTTGAAATTTGGGGAGAGTACCACTACAGAATTCCttcatatttgttttcttgccAAAATATGATCCATTTAGAGTTACTTAGATGTGTGCTAAAACCTCCACCAACATTCAAAGGCTTCAGGAATTTGAAAAGCCTTGTTATTTCCCATGTTATCCTGGGCCAAGATGTGTTCCAAAGTCTGATTGCTTGCTGTCCTCTGCTTGAAAGGTTGACTTTGATAGAGTTCGATTTCGCCCATCTCAAGATTGATGCGCCAAATCTCCAATTTCTTGTTGTTGAAGGTGATTTTTGGGATCTTATTTTTGAGAATACCCTAAATCTTATTGATGTGTGTGTTTCTATGGACACCGATGTTGGCCAAATATGGGGTTGTGACAGTTCTAGCAATTTGGTCAAGTTTATGGTTCACCTGCCTCATATTCAAAGGCTACAAATTCAGGGATTCTTTTTGAAG AGTTTGGCTGTTGGTGCCTTGTCAGCAAAGCTTCCTAAACCATGtctatatttgaaatttctttCTATAAGGGTAGACTTTAATGATCCGGTGGAGATATTAACTGTCCTATGCCTTCTGAGAAGCTCCCCTGCCGTCCAAGAACTAGAAATTTCA GTCAACCCTGCTTTCGAAGAACTAGAATTATCT GGTGACCAAGAGCGTCAAGCTGCTTTATCAGAAGTGAACTCTTTATATGGCAACTGGATTTGCCCATTCTCCCAACTACgatttgtcaaaatatccaaCGTCTCTAATGTCAAAGCTCAATTAGATTTTATCAGATTTCTGCTTTTAAATTCTCCTGTGCTTGAGAAGATTATTGTTAAGCCTGCTTATGCCGATGATTCTTGGGAGCAAGTTAAACAGTTGCTCCGATTAGGGCGTGCCTCAGTGCATtcagagataatcttcttggACCCATCGTTTGAACTTTGGCAGCTAAGATGA
- the LOC117638786 gene encoding F-box/FBD/LRR-repeat protein At1g13570-like isoform X2, producing the protein MEQREPPKSRLKSEMESDRISNLPSDVIEQILSHLPMREAVRTSVLSSNWRYKWAMLRHLVFDDRCVSTQKHITFVDIVDHVLLGHIGPIHKFRLSHRGRPANWDIDFWILHLSRNSIKELILEIWGEYHYRIPSYLFSCQNMIHLELLRCVLKPPPTFKGFRNLKSLVISHVILGQDVFQSLIACCPLLERLTLIEFDFAHLKIDAPNLQFLVVEGDFWDLIFENTLNLIDVCVSMDTDVGQIWGCDSSSNLVKFMVHLPHIQRLQIQGFFLKVNPAFEELELSGDQERQAALSEVNSLYGNWICPFSQLRFVKISNVSNVKAQLDFIRFLLLNSPVLEKIIVKPAYADDSWEQVKQLLRLGRASVHSEIIFLDPSFELWQLR; encoded by the exons ATg GAGCAAAGAGAGCCACCCAAGTCCCGTTTGAAATCGGAGATGGAGTCGGATAGAATTAGCAACTTACCAAGTGATGTTATAGAACAAATTTTGTCACATTTGCCCATGAGAGAAGCAGTGAGGACAAGTGTTTTATCAAGCAACTGGAGATACAAATGGGCTATGCTTCGTCATCTTGTGTTTGATGATCGGTGTGTCTCAACTCAAAAGCATATAACCTTTGTGGACATTGTTGATCATGTACTCTTAGGTCACATTGGCCCCATTCACAAGTTTAGGCTTTCTCATCGAGGTCGTCCAGCCAATTGGGATATTGATTTTTGGATTCTTCATCTATCAAGAAACTCTATCAAAGAGTTAATACTTGAAATTTGGGGAGAGTACCACTACAGAATTCCttcatatttgttttcttgccAAAATATGATCCATTTAGAGTTACTTAGATGTGTGCTAAAACCTCCACCAACATTCAAAGGCTTCAGGAATTTGAAAAGCCTTGTTATTTCCCATGTTATCCTGGGCCAAGATGTGTTCCAAAGTCTGATTGCTTGCTGTCCTCTGCTTGAAAGGTTGACTTTGATAGAGTTCGATTTCGCCCATCTCAAGATTGATGCGCCAAATCTCCAATTTCTTGTTGTTGAAGGTGATTTTTGGGATCTTATTTTTGAGAATACCCTAAATCTTATTGATGTGTGTGTTTCTATGGACACCGATGTTGGCCAAATATGGGGTTGTGACAGTTCTAGCAATTTGGTCAAGTTTATGGTTCACCTGCCTCATATTCAAAGGCTACAAATTCAGGGATTCTTTTTGAAG GTCAACCCTGCTTTCGAAGAACTAGAATTATCT GGTGACCAAGAGCGTCAAGCTGCTTTATCAGAAGTGAACTCTTTATATGGCAACTGGATTTGCCCATTCTCCCAACTACgatttgtcaaaatatccaaCGTCTCTAATGTCAAAGCTCAATTAGATTTTATCAGATTTCTGCTTTTAAATTCTCCTGTGCTTGAGAAGATTATTGTTAAGCCTGCTTATGCCGATGATTCTTGGGAGCAAGTTAAACAGTTGCTCCGATTAGGGCGTGCCTCAGTGCATtcagagataatcttcttggACCCATCGTTTGAACTTTGGCAGCTAAGATGA
- the LOC117637907 gene encoding uncharacterized protein LOC117637907, producing MTNQLESLVESIKSKVRALKKNSKKPYIKMDKSSSVKVEIRSKKARKLIDKTLKAADRPVKRPIP from the coding sequence ATGACGAACCAGTTGGAGAGTCTGGTGGAGTCGATAAAGTCAAAAGTACGAGCCCTgaagaaaaactcaaagaaGCCATACATAAAGATGGACAAGAGCTCAAGTGTGAAGGTAGAGATCCGCAGCAAAAAGGCTCGCAAGCTCATCGACAAAACCCTCAAGGCTGCCGATCGTCCTGTCAAGCGTCCCATTCCTTGA